CACACCCTCCCGGGCACTCAAATTTCCGCCGCGCCCGCTTCCAATGGCGCCCATTAAATCTTCCCAATCATCATGAAGGATCTGCCACTCGCTTGCAGTGGGTTGCCACAAGGCGGCTGGGCCGAATCGGCGCTCGGCAAGAGGGGCCATTTTCGAGGACTCAACCGGTAAAAAAAGCACCTTTTTGAGCCTTTTGTAGAGTCTTGATGTCTCCCACTCATCACGATCTGCACTTTCCATACGAATAGAGCAGACGAATGTGGATTCCGATGGCCTACCATCCTCACGTACAGGAATCGTCTTAAGTTCGACTCCTAAGCCAGGAAAATCAGGCAATTCCCCAGCCTTCGGGTCGGCCCCCAGGGCTCGTTCCACCAATTGGCCAACGAAGCCCTTAGAACGCACATTGTTCTCAGGTACTTTGAAACCAAGCTGGTGGGCTAAATCTTGAACCGAGAAGCCCTCCAAAGCTTGAGCACGGAGAAGGAGTTCCTCTTGATTGCCTGGCTCGGGCTGGCGCCTGCCATCTCGGCCAGACCCATCCGGTATCAAACGTGACTTCATGCTATGAAACTCATTATGATATCATCCTCAGAGGAGTGAATATGTCTTTACTAAAAATTGCACAAATCGGCCACCCAATCCTACGGCAAACTGCTCGAGCTCTGACAACTGATGAAATTAAGAGTCCCGGTATTCAGAACTTCATAGACGATATGATCGAAACCATGCGCGATGCCAATGGAGCAGGTCTCGCCGCCAATCAGGTATACAATCCCATTCAAATTTGTGTCCTCGAGGTGGAGAATAACCCTCGCTACCCATACAAACCTCGTATCCCGCTGGAGGTTCTGATCAATCCAATTATTACGGTCTTATCAGATGAGCAGTTTGAAAATTTCGAAGGCTGCTTAAGTGTTCCCAATATCCGCGGCCGAGTGAGGCGTAAGGCCGAGATTCAGATGGACTACATCGACCGCGAAGGCACCCTTCATCAAAAAATTGTTCGAGGTATTACCGCAGGCACTTATCAACATGAAGTGGACCACCTACACGGCAAGGTCTTTTTGGATCATATTTTTGATTCAACGTCATTATGTACTTGGCAGGAATTCGAACGCCACTACCGAGAAGACTTCGTTAAAGAAGCAGAAGCAGTTGTTGAAAAATACGGGAGCTAAACAGATGGCATTGATTCCACTCGCAGAAGCGGTCGCGCGTATCACGGATAGCATCGCACCTCTTCAAGAAGCATCGCTACCCCTCGCAGATGTCGTGGGCATGTCTCTTTCTTGCGCCCTTAAAGCGACTCAAACACTGCCGCCATTTGATAACTCTGCAATGGATGGCTACGCCGTGCGCGCCGCAGACACCATCGGCGCCACTGAGACCTGTGCCTGCGTCCTACCGATTCAAGGTATGGTTGCTGCCGGACACCCCGCAGAACAAACACTTTCAGCACACTCCGCAATGCGTATCTTCACGGGAGCTCCGATGCCCGCCGATGCCGATGCTGTGGTTATTCAAGAAAATACCCGCGCAAATGAAAAGAGTGTCGGGATTCATAAAGTGGCAAAGCCTGGCGACCATGTTCGTTACGCAGGCGAGGATGTCAAATCGGGACAATTGCTTTTACCCAAGCGTCATATTCTCGGCCCAGGCGACATCGCAATGTTTGTTGCACAAGGGCATACGCACGCAAAAGTTGTGAGGCGGCCCAGAGTTGGCATCATCCCAACGGGCGACGAACTGGTTGAAGCCGGTACCCAACCCGGGCCTGGGCAGATCGCGAATTCAAATGGCATCATGATCCAAAGTATGTGCAAAGCTCTGGGCATGGAGCCCACGCTCTTCCCCATTGTACCGGACGACCAAGACGCCTTGGCCAAGGCTCTTCTCAAAGCTTCAGCGCACACGGATCTCATTTTGACAATTGGGGGTGCGTCCGTGGGAGACTTTGACTATGTTCTCTCAGCCATTGAGCAAGAAGGAGACATCGAGTTTTGGAAAGTGGCGATTAAGCCAGGCAAGCCCCTTGCTTTCGGCTCCATTGACAGAACGCCCATCATTGGTCTTCCGGGTAACCCAGCAAGCGCCTTCGTATGCTTTGAACTCTTTGCCAGGCCCGCTCTTCTCACCATGGCGGGCCGCTCAACCAAACGGCCCTTGATCGTGAGCGCCAAACTACAAAGTCCCGCTCTAAAAAACGGCAGCCGCGAGCAATTCTTAAGAGCTCGCCTCGTTGAACATAAGAGCCAATACCTAGTAGAAGCCCTTTCCCTGCAGGGATCTGGGCAACTCAGTTCAATGCTCGATATCAATGCTCTGATCAAAATACCGATTGGAGAAGGTACGATTCAAGCAGGCGAAAATGTGTCCGTTATTGCGCTAGACCGCTATTTTCAGGGCTGAATAGATACTTAAGTCTTCAAAAAAACACATCATCGTAAAAAAAAACATCAAAAAGAACGTATGCCATCTGTTGCCATACAATACATGCTTTGTGTTGTAAGTCATGGAAAGTTAAGAGCTTTTGGAATTTCAATTTCTCACAAGTTCCGCAAACCCGCAAGTAATGGGGCTCTCAGAGACTTCTAGCACTGCTTATGCTTATTGACCCAACGTTCCTGCCACGCATAAAAATCGTCCAACAAATGATTGCGCCACATCGGGCAATCACTACCTACCGGGCCAGGGGGGTCCGACTTTCAGGGAGAAAGAAATGACTAAAGCTGAACTGATCGAGAAACTTCACGGTAAAACTGACGCAGACATGACCAAAAAGGCTGTTGGCGAACTCGTAGACAACCTCTTCGACACAATGGCAGTAGCTATTAAGAAGGAAAAGCGTTTCACATACCCAGGTTTCGGTACATTCGTAGTACGTACTCGCAAAGCACGTAAAGGTCGTAACCCACAGACTGGTGAAGTCATCAAGATCAAAGCATCTAAGAGCGTTGGCTTCCGTCCAGCTAAGGCACTCAAAGAGCGTCTATAAGCGATATCGCTTGTTGCATTATGCAACATGGGAAAAGCCGGCCTTAGGGTCGGCTTTTTTTTTGCTTTCAACAAAGTCTCATTTTAAGAATTTAGTCTAACGGTATGGTCAGGCGCAGCGGCGAGTCTTGCGTATGCCGGTCACTCACCAAGACATCGACCTCCTCAACTCGGCCCGGGCCCGAAGGCGTCTTTTCGACAAGGCGTAGACTTACTGTTCCCAGTGGTACAGCATAGGCCTTTAAGGGAGCTAAGCCACCTAAGTCCCCGTTGATGTATACCTCAACCTGCTCGGCCTCTCCGGCATGAATTTCTACGTAACCCAGTAGTTCAGCAGTATCCCCTCCACGAGGACTGGCCTCGCGCATCAGTTCTGATTCCTGAATCCAAGTCTTGAGCTCGGTATAATTGTGAATGACCGCAATACTAAGCGTTAGAACGACAATCGCCGCAATCAAAACGCGCAGCAATACCGTTGGTCCTCCACCCACCGACGGAATGTCAGCAAGTGAGATACTCCCGGAATCTGTTGGCTCAATTTTTATCTGACTCGAGCCAGTGGTTTGGCGAACCACCGGCTTCGCCGATTTCATGGATTGATGCAAAGGAGGCAGAGCGCTTTTTCTAGAAGCATCGCCAACTTGAAATGGTTTGCGAAGTGCTGCCTCTTGACCCGCTTCTTCGAAGAAAGATGCAAATACTTTAGTATGGTCATTCCCACCGACAGACGGCTCCGGTAGATCGCAATCTTCTGGCTGCAAGGCGCTGTATACTTGGTATCGACTTTTTAGGTTTTCAATCTCTTCCTGGTAAAGATGCTGCATAAACTCAGCTGCCACCCGGGAGCCTACAATCACCTTTTGGTCGATCATGAGCGGTTGCAGTGCTTCTGCAAGCTCATGGGCACGTTGGTAACGTTCGGCTGGATTCGTTGCCATCGCCTTTTCAACTATCGGAGAAAACACTTCCGAAATTTGTGAGTCGACCTGATGAATGGGTCTTAATTTTGGATTGCGCACCTTTTCCAAGATCTCAAGATCTGTCTCACCTTGAAATGCCTTTTTACCAGCGAGCAGTTCCCAGAGCACACAACCCAGAGCAAAGATATCCGACCGCTTATCAACACCGTGACCTCTAACCTGCTCCGGGGCCATATAAGAGAACTTACCCTTTAAAACCCCTGACTGTGTCTCAGTAAGCCGCTGCTCAGCCTTCGCGATACCAAAATCAACGAGCTTCACGGCCCCATCAAAACTGAGTAAGATATTTTGTGGGCTAACATCGCGGTGGACAAGATTGATAGCTGACCCATCTAAATTTTTCATCTCATGGGCATAATCTAAACCTTCAGCTGCTTTTGAGATAATGTAAGCGACCAAAGAGTCTGGCAATCGGAGGTTAAGTTTACGAACCCGCTTTGTGAGTTCACGTAAATTAAAGCCGGCGATTAATTCCATGACGATGTAGAGCCGGCCGCCATGATTACCCAGTTCATAAATCTGACTGATATTAGCGTGACTTAAGTTGGAAGCCAGTTTGGCCTCATCCACAAACATCCTGCAAAATTCATCGTCTTCAACGAGGTGAGGTAAAATACATTTTATCGCGACCAGACGATGGAAATTTTCGGCTCCCATGACTTTCGCTCGAAAAACCTCTGCCATACCGCCTGAAGCAATCCGGTCCAAAAGGATGTATTTACCAAAGCGTTGTGGAAATTGCTCCATACCCATCTCTTGTTTAGCAATCTGTTATGAGTGTAGCCGCCTCTGGCCAGTGTTGCCAGTAAGCTGGCCGAAGAGACGAAATCCAGGTACAAAGTCTGAGCAATAAGAGAGGGACCCCAAGCACATGCCGCAGCCTACAGCCACTACATTTTGGGTTTACGAGAATCACCAAGGTATTAACAATGTTGTAGACTCTCTCGACAAAGTCCCTCCGAGCCTCCAGGATCGCGCTCAGGCCGTGCTGGTCAGCAAGGAGGAGGCTGAGCTGCTTCGACAAGCTCAACCGTCTCGAGAAGACTACAACGCCTCTGAAACACAAGTACTCGATAACGGCAGCGAATACGCCAGTAAGCTTCCCCCGGGCATTACTCCGGATACGATGGCAGGCGCGGGGATTTTCCTCTTGGCCTTGGTTTTCCTACGCCGGCTGGCGATCTACTACGGTTACAAGACGTTTGGGCGCATTGCCTCCATTGCAATCTTCACGATGGCCATAGGCGTTGTTTGGACATTTGCCGGAGTCGTCATCAAAGAAAATGCAAAGTCATCACAGGCCCAAACCGAAGAGACGCAATCCAGCGAGCAGAGCCCCGACCCTTAGCATCACCCCACGTGAGTGTTCTCTAAATTTTGGGAATTAGACGAAACTCAATGAATCGGTGTCGCCTTAAGCGCTGCACGACCATTCTTCTCATAGACTCGGAAAGAGACATCTTTGCATTGGTGCTTTTCAATCACCATTTGTCGGCTTTTATCCAAACGCCCTTTAAACTTATTAAAAGAGACATTTTCATCCTCGCCGCATTTCTTTCGCATCGCCACAAAGTTATCGAAGACCAAGCGCGAACGCTCTTCGTCTGAAAGCGGCTTCACTGGACCATCTTGCATAGACGGAGGCGGCACCGGCGCTGGCTTAGTAGCTGTGCCGGTCATGAGAGCGTTAAGCGACTGAACTTTAAGATCTGACGAACTATCAAGGGGCTCAGGCTCTATCACCTGCATTTGCATAGTTTGATCA
The genomic region above belongs to Deltaproteobacteria bacterium and contains:
- a CDS encoding DNA mismatch repair protein MutH (MutH; Sequence-specific endonuclease that cleaves unmethylated GATC sequences during DNA repair) gives rise to the protein MKSRLIPDGSGRDGRRQPEPGNQEELLLRAQALEGFSVQDLAHQLGFKVPENNVRSKGFVGQLVERALGADPKAGELPDFPGLGVELKTIPVREDGRPSESTFVCSIRMESADRDEWETSRLYKRLKKVLFLPVESSKMAPLAERRFGPAALWQPTASEWQILHDDWEDLMGAIGSGRGGNLSAREGVALQVRPKASDASVRTMAPGAGGLQMSLPLGFYMRAHITQNILTSGHIVEDLGRKG
- the def gene encoding peptide deformylase, producing MSLLKIAQIGHPILRQTARALTTDEIKSPGIQNFIDDMIETMRDANGAGLAANQVYNPIQICVLEVENNPRYPYKPRIPLEVLINPIITVLSDEQFENFEGCLSVPNIRGRVRRKAEIQMDYIDREGTLHQKIVRGITAGTYQHEVDHLHGKVFLDHIFDSTSLCTWQEFERHYREDFVKEAEAVVEKYGS
- a CDS encoding molybdopterin molybdotransferase MoeA; amino-acid sequence: MALIPLAEAVARITDSIAPLQEASLPLADVVGMSLSCALKATQTLPPFDNSAMDGYAVRAADTIGATETCACVLPIQGMVAAGHPAEQTLSAHSAMRIFTGAPMPADADAVVIQENTRANEKSVGIHKVAKPGDHVRYAGEDVKSGQLLLPKRHILGPGDIAMFVAQGHTHAKVVRRPRVGIIPTGDELVEAGTQPGPGQIANSNGIMIQSMCKALGMEPTLFPIVPDDQDALAKALLKASAHTDLILTIGGASVGDFDYVLSAIEQEGDIEFWKVAIKPGKPLAFGSIDRTPIIGLPGNPASAFVCFELFARPALLTMAGRSTKRPLIVSAKLQSPALKNGSREQFLRARLVEHKSQYLVEALSLQGSGQLSSMLDINALIKIPIGEGTIQAGENVSVIALDRYFQG
- a CDS encoding HU family DNA-binding protein, producing the protein MTKAELIEKLHGKTDADMTKKAVGELVDNLFDTMAVAIKKEKRFTYPGFGTFVVRTRKARKGRNPQTGEVIKIKASKSVGFRPAKALKERL
- a CDS encoding serine/threonine protein kinase; amino-acid sequence: MEQFPQRFGKYILLDRIASGGMAEVFRAKVMGAENFHRLVAIKCILPHLVEDDEFCRMFVDEAKLASNLSHANISQIYELGNHGGRLYIVMELIAGFNLRELTKRVRKLNLRLPDSLVAYIISKAAEGLDYAHEMKNLDGSAINLVHRDVSPQNILLSFDGAVKLVDFGIAKAEQRLTETQSGVLKGKFSYMAPEQVRGHGVDKRSDIFALGCVLWELLAGKKAFQGETDLEILEKVRNPKLRPIHQVDSQISEVFSPIVEKAMATNPAERYQRAHELAEALQPLMIDQKVIVGSRVAAEFMQHLYQEEIENLKSRYQVYSALQPEDCDLPEPSVGGNDHTKVFASFFEEAGQEAALRKPFQVGDASRKSALPPLHQSMKSAKPVVRQTTGSSQIKIEPTDSGSISLADIPSVGGGPTVLLRVLIAAIVVLTLSIAVIHNYTELKTWIQESELMREASPRGGDTAELLGYVEIHAGEAEQVEVYINGDLGGLAPLKAYAVPLGTVSLRLVEKTPSGPGRVEEVDVLVSDRHTQDSPLRLTIPLD